From the genome of Phoenix dactylifera cultivar Barhee BC4 chromosome 17, palm_55x_up_171113_PBpolish2nd_filt_p, whole genome shotgun sequence:
AGAATGGTCCGAAAACGTCACAAATATTATGTCACGGAAGGAAGCTAAGAAACGTGGTAGCTGCCACGGCCACGACTGGCAGGCGGAGCTGCGATTCTTCCCTTACCCAACTTTATCAGCTCACATAGCAGCCACTCGCCGCCTCAGTCACATCCAACTTAGAACAATTCCAATGTTTAGAGAAGAcgcagcagaagaagaagagagaaatgtGGTAGCTGCCGGGGTCCACGAGTGGTAGTTAGAGCTGCCAATCTTCATGGATCCAACTTTATAAGCTCACACAATGGCCAATGATCTCCAAGTCACATACAACTTGGAACAATTCCGGTGtacagaggaggaggaggaggaggaggagaaagggagagaagaaATGGCACCCGGCGCCGCACCATTCCTTCCGACCGCCACCGACGAGAAGACACTAAGACCGAGCTTCGTTCGCGACGAGGACGAGCGACCGAAGGTGGCATACAACCAATTCAGCAACGATATCCCCGTGATATCGTTGGCTGGCATCGACGACGAGGAAGGAGCGGGTGgcgagaagagagaggagatcCGCCGCAAGATTGTGGCGGCGTGCGAGGACTGGGGGATATTCCAGGTGGTGGATCATGGTGTTGATGCGGAGTTGGTATCGGAGATGACTAGGCTTGCGAAGGAGTTCTTCGCGCTGCCGCCGGAGGAGAAGCTCCGGTTCGACATGTCCGGGGGGAAGAAGGGTGGATTCATAGTATCCAGCCATCTCCAGGTATATATTGCGTTTGTTCTTGGAACATATTTTTGTTGCTGGGTGGAAACTGCATCAATTTACATGCTAGATGCGGACGCATTAATGCATGGCTGGCTTTCAGACATGCATGCATGATCAAGCACAGATCAAATTGATCTGCCAATGGAAGTATGGACAAAACTAAATatctccacaaaaaaaaaacaagatcaTGATTGTATTCAAGCAGCacacaagaagaattaaacactGCACTAATGTTGTGTGCAGGGAGAAGCAGTGCAAGACTGGAGAGAGATTGTGACATTCTTCTCACACCCGGTCGGAGCTCGGGACTACTCGAGGTGGCCGGACAAGCCGGAGGGGTGGAGATCGGCCGTCGATTCGTACAGCGAGAAGCTGATGGTTTTGGCATGCAAGCTTCTGGGAGTGTTGTCTGAGGCCATGGGACTTGAGAAGGAGGCCCTGACCAAGGCTTGTGTGGACATGGACCAGAAGTTGGTGGTGAACTTCTATCCCAGATGCCCTCAGCCAGACCTCACCCTTGGCCTGAAGAGGCACACAGATCCGGGCACCATCACCCTCCTATACCAGGACCAAGTAGGTGGCCTCCAAGCTACAAAGGATGGGGGCAAGACATGGATCGCCGTTCAGCCGGTGGAAGCTGCCTTTGTGGTGAACCTTGGGGACCATGGTCATGTAAGTACCTTATATATCTAGTATTATTAGTAAAAGAataattttctttaatatattTTAACATTAGTAAATATTATTATCATACTTAATCTATATGGTGAAAAAATCAAGGTTTTCACCTTAGTTTAAATTCTAGATTTTTTAGGGGTTTTGCTAAATCTGTTGATAAAACTTCTAATTGCAGCCTTTTTGGTTATAATATAAACATGCTGAAGTGAATTGACAAGAGTATGATCACAGAGAAACCATTGAAGTGCATCATGAACAAGTGGGAATAGTTTTAACTTCAAGTGAATTTACTGACTTCTAAAGGTGAAAAATGTGTAACAGTGCATGTTTCATCTGTTGATGAAATCAGAGATTAAATCAGCCTAACAATGTCTTCCTGATTCTGACTTGATGCTTCTTTGAGACAGTATCTGAGCAACGGACGGTTCAAGAATGCCGACCACCAGGCGGTGGTGAACTCGAATTATGAACGGCTGTCGATCGCAGCATTCCAGAACCCGGCACCTGAGGCTATTGTGTACCCACTGGCGatcagagagggagagaagctgGTATTAGATGAGCCCATCACATTCGCTGAGATGTACCGAAGGAAGATGAGCAAGGATCTGGAACTTGCCAAGCTTAAGAAGGCCAAGGAGGTCGCATCCCAGCACAAAGCTCTCAATGAAATCCTAGCTTAATGCAAACAAATTTTGTCTTCATATCTCTTTTATGTTATGTGGAATGTTGTCATAATGTTCTTGTTTCCTTGAACTACAAGTTTTAAATATGCAGGGAAGTCATGATGAGCCAACATTTTGAGCTGCTTAATGCCTCTTGATTTGGAAAATCTGAGTGCTGCTGTTTGTAGCCTTTTGGCATTTGCAATGAAATatctaaatataaaattttcagaGTACTTGGCTTTCATCTGACAATTTATTGCTTCCAAACCATCCCAACCATTGTTTTGGTGCAAAGATacaacataatatattttaagacATTGATTCAGAAGGGTTATTTGTTCTATTTTTGCCCAATTGAGAATAGACAGTTTGATgagcaaaaattttctttcttcaacccacagaaaaaaaagaaatcatattGCAAAAGAGAtaagagaataaaagaaaaataattgaaaaaaaaaagctttcctTTTTGCCTTGTTATATAGTTTTCTGAGAAATATTTTGTTTCCTTCCGAggcatttttcttgtttttccttAGGCTTCCACATGGAAGGAAAAGTTAGAGCTCTGTGTTAAGATGCAGTGATCACATTAATTGATTACTGctgtttaaataaaatattttggggtaCAACAATAAAATATTTCATCAGATGAGCTGAGATTATATCAACATAATAGAACCCATCTCCATCAAATACTTTATAGAAACAACTTAATTGAAGGATGTGATCATAATCTCTTATATCAAAGCCATTTATTTACACCTTACTTCATTGTACACCCACTTATCACATGCTTCTTCACAAGATCTATGGTTTAAAGTACAATCTATTAATGATCTTTCTAGGTATTTATATTACAAGTTCCAGTTCCTGTGGCAGTAGAGTACCTGGCTGGAAATCAGAGTGAGTGAAGCCAATGCTACTGCTGGATTAGCCCATTGGTTTTTTTCCTCAGGTAGAACAAACCCACAGGATGAATGAGGAGCTTGCCAAGCTTAAGAATTTAGCCAAGACAGAGCAGTTAGACACCATGGTTCAGACTCCGCAAAATCCTATCTATAAATCATTTGGCCTGATTcatcttcctccctccctcctcccctctctctcatgTTTTCATTTGGATTGCTGTAACAGTTTTATAGGGTTATGGACGGACTTTGAATACCATATATAACTTGTTCCAACCAAACTTTTATAATAAAAATCTCAAATGATCCTAGAGTCACACTAGATTTCTTAAACAAACAAACTGGGAACAGCTCAAGCTCGGCTTGGTCATTAAATGAGCCTAGTATTCTTTGCACCTCTAAGTCTCGCTTTGCATCACTAAAATTTATTCTCAATAAAGTGATTGGTATTAACAGTAGAAAGCACCTATCAGTCCATTAACTGGTTTAATTAGTTCAACTGGTAAATTGCTAAGAACTATTATTGCTTACCAGTGACTGTGTGTTAGAGTCCCtgcctctttatttttttttatctcaatAAATTAAATGAAACCCAGAAATACTCTTGCAGTCCTATtgtttaaataaaattaaaaaaaacaatacaATAGAATGCACTTAACTCACAAGTTATGGGACTTCTTGCACTCGTCTTTTTGAATAACATAAAAGCACTTCCCACAATTCTCATGAGAAAAATACGCCAACAAAATTTTGTAAATTTACTTCCCCAAGGTGCAGATAAAAAAAGTCACCTCCACAATTATGTTAAAAAGATTCCCTTCACAGGGTGCAGTGGGGGTGTCACTGTTGATAAAAGCAAAGACACCGACAACATTTATCATCAAGCATCCTATAGAGACAAGCTAGACTGCTATAGCACAGATCATTCAgttaaaaagcaaaacaaatggTGCACCATTTCAATTTCACTGAACAGCAATTCCAAATATGACTGGCTAACAACATAAAAAACCGACAAGTTAGCCAGAAAATCAACAAACTACCTAATAGATTCTTGATTTCAGCTACAAAACTTTGGCTAAGCTTCCAAAATAGGACTAACAGATGCTCAAGCAAATcaaataagagaaaaaagaacaagaatATAAGGAACCTCTAAGCACTCTTCTCTTAGCAGCAGTTGCAGCAGCCTGTCGTCTGAGCCGTCATGTTCTCCTCGCGGCAATAAGACCAACCTTCTGTCCGGGAGGGGCATTGCGGCGGACAGTTGATGCATGCCCAATGCGCTGGTGGTTTCCTCCTCCATGATGTTGTTCCACAGAATTCATGGCAACAACACGAACCTTCAGCCAGCAGTTCATCTTCACACGGAATTTATGGTAGGCATTCCCAGCCTTGAGAAGGGGCTTCTCTGTTCTACCTCCACCAGAGCAACTTGTCCAATCATTGCATGACAACCACTTGGCACGACCTTCTTTGCACCAGATGGAAGCTTGATCCTGCAAGGATGTCAGAAAGTAGTGCTGTCAAACTCCGAGGCAGCACATCTTTTATGGCCTCGCCGAGCAATGTTCTACTAGTCATTCATGTGTTGCTtcctattattttaaaatacccTCTCTTACATTTCAGAATAACCTAACTACTTAAACTGCCAGGACTGCAACTGTAATAACTATTCGTCCATGCATATGCAattaggaaagaaaaactcatgCCATTTATATAACTCTACATGCAACTTAAAATAATGGAAGGACTAACAATATGGGGGCCAGCATGCCCATTAAACAGATATAGACAAACAAATCATGCAAAGATCGAAATGAAAACAAAgatatttatttctgaaaagatTCTCCATAAATGAGAGATGCTTCTTCAAATTCCTTAACAATATTAATATACATGATTTGTTTTGTGAACTTAAGaagatttaattaaaaatttaaaagagcTGCAAAAGAAAAAACACACAATTGATGCAACTAATTGCAAGCACAGGGAAAATTGAATTACTTGTTCTATTCCAAGCTGCTGATTGCCCCTTTCATCAAAAATTTCCGAAAACAAATTTTGAATCTCATCACCTACAATTCACTCAAAATCTTCAAGAATGAAACACTGATCCACTGATTACAAACCGAGAATACCACAAACACACGTTCGAATGCCATAAGCTTATATAGCAGCAAATTCATGAAATTCTTTTCCCTACCCACTTACCAATGCTGCATAATCAGAGGTGTGCATCAGCACTTCCTACAACACTGATACTACTACATCACATCACCAGGAAACTACACTGATGACATTAAACATTGCGACTTTTTTCACCAAACTAGCCTTAGATAACGCCAGCTAAAATACCATCCTGAAATTCATCCAGCTATAAAAATCACCAAACTAGCCATAGATAACACCATCCTCACATCAACAAAATAAGCATCAATATAACCCTAATAACAATCAACTACCAAATTCAGCTATCCTTTAGGATTTAACTCTGCATCAAAACAGTACACGTCAAGTTTTTGTCAAACCAATACCATCCCCATGACATCACTAACATCACCAAAATGAGAACATATGCACGAGATTCAGAGATAAATTTATACGTACATTGATACAAACAAGATATAATGATTCAATATAAATCATAAAACATCAAAATAATCACCAGAGGGAGAAAGACCTAATATTTTTCCCTATTCCAGCTTCAATGAAGGTACGAGCTGATAAAGATACCATTTTCCCCACTAAAAGGAGCAGACTCTGCCATCAGATCAAGGGAAAAATGAAAACCAAATAGATCGTACCTTTCGAACTCAGGAAGAGATCAGATCGCGTCCAAACCCCTAGATATGGTACAGAAACCGGACCTGGTGGTGCCGTTGTCGGGGTTGTGGCTGATAACTATGGCGTAGTCGCCGGAGGAGCGGGCGAGGACGCCGCGATCGCCGACGTGGTGTTCGACGTTGCAAGCGACGGCACCCTCTGGGATGGAACGGAGCGGCAGCACGTTGCCGACCATGAGGGAGGCCTTGCGGCCGCAATAGACGAACTGACCGGTGTACATGCCCTCGGCGGCGATGAAGAGCTCCTTCTGTTGCTTGTAACGGAAGGGATGGCGGAAGGTGACGCAGGCGAGGGGGGCTTTGCGGCCGGGGTCGTGGATGATATCGGTGACGACACCCTTAAGGTAGCCATTGCGCTCGCCTCAGTCGAGGCTGCAGAAGCGGGCCGGGCCCTTGCGGTGGTGGGTATTCCGCTCCCATACCCACCAGGCCACCACCTTCCTCTGGGCTCGGATCACGCGCCccatggcggcggcggcgggcggCGGAGAGCGGCGGCGAGGAGGGAGGCGGAGGGACGGAGGTATGGTTTGGGGTTTCACGAGGGCATCTACATGGCAGGGACGAGCTGAAGAAAAATGGGGTATCAAGAGTCGTGATGTACTATCTGGACCGTTGGATTGATGGAGAGCATGGTAGAGGTCAGGAGGGCCAAGATCTCATGTTACCTTGCcagatattttttgaaaaaatatgttataaactataatttttttattgactGAATATTACATATTTGTCCATAGCCTCTATTTTAGTAGAAATTTAACTataatcaaattatttttttttagtataaTAGCGGTTCACATCCGATGGGTGTAAATGCGGCCAAtagaattagaaaagaaaaaatcataTAGTGAAGTAGGACTAACACGTGGTCCATCCAAATAAAATCTCTAGAGTGATGGGCCGTGTAGGAGGCTATCTAATCAGCAGCGCTGTTCGTCTTTCTATAAACGTATGATGTCTTCGAAAGAGTATTGTGGTCTAAAAGACAAATATTTTTTGAAGAAATATGTAATACTGCATGGATAATTTCTGCTACCTGTGCTCAAGTCCGCTCCATAGACCTTTAACAGTTTGGGACATCTGAAGTCCCTATACTGCTTCGGCAGCTCTACACAAGGTATTCTTTATCTGGGAGCTCCTACCCCCAAACTTCCTCaagatcaattttgatggcttagTTTCAGATGGAGGTAAGAGAGGAGGGGCCGAATTTGTCATAGGGGCTCGAGCTCTAGTGCGGTGGCAGCAGAGGGTTGTCAAATTTTCGATACCTCGGTTTCTGGTGCAGACCTGCGGGCGGCCTAGATGGGCATGTGTTATGCGCGGCAGGTGCTTCAAGCGAGTTTAGTTCTATTAGAGGGTGATTTGGCTACGGTGATCGTTGGGTCGTAGGGGCCCGAGCAGTGACAGAGGAGTTTATGCCCTGTTTCGCGACATTTGGATGATGATAAGAGAGGGCGTTACATTTCGGGCTATACATATATATTGTGAGACTAACGAGGCGGCGGACTGGAACCGCATATGTAGCGAGCCATTCAGAAGGCACCCTATAGGTTGGGGAGGGAGAAATGCCTGGAGCACTTCAGGATCTTTTtgttttccgattttattggatgtaagCATACCCGTGATGTATGAAATGCTCGCTTTagccccaaaaaaaaataatttaataaactATAAGTTTTTTATTTACTAAATATTACATATTTATCCCTACCCTCTATTTTAGTAGAAATTGAACAACTAAGCAAATTATTAAAGGCAAACATTTTGGCTACTTTTTAGAATACGCCTTCTAATAGGTAGAAATCCGGGTCTCAGGTCCATGTTCGGGGTCCTATACTCCTATTAGCTGGCTCAAAATTtcttatagagagagagagagcgagaccCATCTAACTAGAGGAATTCATTCCCCTCAGATTTATTCGGTCGGCTGCGACCGGCTCCCGTGGTGCGAGAGGCGAGAGAGACAGGGAGGCGAGAGGCGAGGTCCTTCATGACGCTCGGAGGTTCCGGTGGATCCAGCGTCGTTGGTGAGAGTTTTTCTCCCGTCGAAATCTTGCTCCTAATTAGGGCTTTCATCTGGATCTCGTCGGATTTCTTATCAGTTTCTTGTATTGTTATTCTTGCTTGTTGTGATGAACGATCGTGTCTGTTTCTTGGTCTAGATGTTAAAGCGGTATCGGTGCAGATCCATCCATGAAATTTGAGAAAAGGGCAGAAATTAATGCGATTTTTTCAAAGAATTATTGAATTAAAGCGTAACAATTCCGTGGTTTAAATTGTTTCTTTGATAAGTCTGGAATCGGTGCTTATTTTATGCATTAGTTTAAGAACCGGTAGAGGTTTCATGTACGGCTTATGTGTATTATAATCTAGCTTGATTTCCATGAGTAGCGTAGCTTGGGATTAGTGTATTTGGCTTATTGATTCTGTTATTGTTGAAGAGGAGTGAAAATAGCAATGCATGCCATAAACTGATGAATGAGAAGAAAGAAGTTAGTTTTGAGGCTTGCAAAAAAGATTGTTAGCATAGGATACATATCAGCAGTCTGTTCAAATATGCAATGAAATTTAGAAGTGGCATTTGAGATATGTTTGAAAAGATTTTTACTTTGGGATAAATTTTTACCTCTAATGGTGAGGTAGGATATTGGCAATCTGCTCAAAGATGCAGAAAGAATATACACATTGGTGGATTGTTTTTGCTTTGTTTGCACATGTAAGACTGTTGTATGCAACATCTATAGCTTTCTCTAGAAAAAGCAAGAAGGGAACTGTGAACATGTCTCCATTAGATTAGAGTATGCGATCTGTATTAAGAGGATTTCTCAACTTCATATCTATATCTGTTTGAGACAAATATCTATAGAAATTtaagcatttatttaatgtctatATCTAAGACTGTATTTGCTAATTAAATTCAAATCTGATATGTCTATTTTAATATTCGATCCATATCCAAtccattttcagccctaagtAGATGTGTTAGAGTTTACATGAGAGACAACTCAGAATATTCCTTGATAAGTTTTAGCAAAACACCCTTGTCACCTTCATGAATTTCCTTTGATATGGCCAAGCTTTAGTTGATACTTCAAACTGATACGAGACATCTCAGCCACTATATAATCAATCCTATATTGTCATTCTCTTTGCTATTTGATGTATGAAACTTATCTGGcttggaagagttctaatctaTGTTTCTCATGATCatgtgaaaagaaaagaaatcagtCTTAAGATTGTTGGAAGGAGTGTTACTCAGCAATAAATGGCAAATGGTCTTAAGTGTAGCATGCAAAAATCTGGTCAAGACGAAGGGCAAATTGATGTTTGAGGTGCATTATAGAAAAACCTTCCTTATATGGATCTTGGCTCTTGAAAGATATAGCCAGGTAATTAACAGTCCACCTGCAATATGCTCtgaatttttttctcttctgaGAAGGACCTTGATGTGCACGTAATTATGGATAGTTTGGTTAACCATTTGCCCAAAGAAACAGAAGGAAGGAAAAATAGTGGCAGACCACAATGCCTTTAGTTTTGATTGGGCCAATGGTAACTCTTGGGTTTGAACTTGTGAGGTTGTCCATCTTGCTAAAACTCTCTTTACAAGCCTATACTGGAAACTAAAACTGCTACCTTTGCTTCCTCATAATTTCGTTGACATAGTCTCCATTTGATGTTTATGGTGTGCAGTAGTGGGTCATTGTAGTTGTTTAAACAGAAAGTGAACAGTTTACAAAGAGATACAGGATGATATCTGGTAAAGAAGATAATGGCGGGCTTTGAATTTATATCCAATTGCACAGCAAAAGGCTGACATGCACATGCAACACCTGCTCTTAGAACCCTATCTGGTGGGtgcagggaaaaagaaaaggccttAGTTCTTAGATTCCAATTGTCGTATATAAAGGTCCTCTTTTGGACTAAATTATGAGGAAACCTTGTTTCCATCTAAAAATTATTATTGGAATTACCATCCAAAATAGAACCCGGATgcaaaagaaaatttcaaatgctgGCCAACTCAAGTTGCTAATCATATATAGGTAACTTTTGAAATGTCAAAAGAATATCAGTATTATAATTTTTGTGCATTGCAGTATAAACTATTCAaattgtttttttattaaacttCAGCTGAAATTGGTCACCTGAACATTTTTTTGGATGATCAATCTTTGCATTTTGCATGTAAGCTATGTTATATTAATTCATTGTTCAGATAATGATATGACTTTGACACTTACAACATAAATTCTAGTTGACACTTACAACATAAATTCTAGTTGTCTTTCTTGGATTAAATACAGTAGGAATGTGAAAGACTATGATTGTTAAGAAAGGATTTAAGACCTGGTGCTAGCACCTGCTTTGGCTCTGGGTTGATACAATACCAAGAAGCTACTGTCCCGACACTTGAGATGTGATGGTGTCATGATAATTTACAGAGATGTCTCCAaagtccttttttatttttctgttgtttagtgttttttgtgttttttaaCTACTTGAAATTATTTTAGCCATTTAAATAGGTTTTTAGAGCTTCTTAAATAGTTATTGGTACCAACAAATTCTTTCttgtagttttttatttttattttcttcactTTGTAACtatcatggtctgccgtaccagtCCATAGGGGGCGTACTAATACCATACTGGAAGAAAACCAGTATGAAACTTAACTTCAAGTTAGTACAAGCTCCGTACCGAGATGTAGCAAACTGTACTGAGGCGCATCAAGGTATATCGAGGTGCATATTGGCCTGTACCGACTTATATCGAGACGTACCgaaataaaaattgagaaaaattgCTAGAAAGCTATTTTAGTATAGGGGTGTATCATACCGTACCGAGCTGAATCGAACGGATAAGGTATCGATATGGTACCCGATACCGAGATTGCGGACCTTGGTAActattattgtttttaatgattttttaaTATATCTTTTAGTCTATTGGATTTGCAACAACTCTAGCATACAGGAGGCCAGATATAGACATAtcctctcccttcttcctctcctttctctcgTATTCCCCCTTCCCctgtctctctcttctcttcctctttaaGCTATCTCCCATGACTGAACCggcaagagaaaagaaagctAAAAGGGGCTCTCTTTTCCTGTGCACAGGACTTGGCTATCCTGGCTGGTACCGAGCAACCCCAGCTAGCGAACCCTTTTGTCCCGATCAGTACCAATTGAGATGGTCTAGACATCCCGGTTCACGAGCAAACAAGTGTCTGGGAGGTGTCTCATGTACCTTTCTTAGTGGAATGGTATGTAGGTATGGTACCAACAGGACATAGCAGTACTTTCAGGATGGAATCCTTGTCATTAAGGTCCTTCTAGTCTTTTACCAAAtgaaataagtttttttttcctgccTTTTCAGGCCAGTTAAAGCAATTGCTTGTGAATGTTTGGTGGAATCATATAAAACCTCTGTGGAAATGTTCACGCCTAAGCTCTGTTAAACTCTATTTATATAGATTCTCGAAGGAAGATTTTGTAAGCATGGAGCCCACCTATTAAACAGatcataatctaatgaatttaaGAAACCCACCTAAATAAACTTGACTATAATCATAATTACTATGATATGTCTTAACTCAGTTATCTGGGGGATTATCCTACAGAACGTGATTCTTTTACAACTATATGCCACCTTGGCGTATATCCTCTAGCGAAACTTGGGACTTCATCAGACGAGCTActcaaaattaaaaagaaccAAATATCTAGAAAACCATTTAAGTAGATTTTTTTTGTCTCTTTAATTAGCGCAAGGAATAAGAAAAATGACTAaattcatttcttttttgatgaaGAATTAAAATctgttattttttaatttcttatcTGTCAATGAATAAGTGATATTTTCCTTTTGCATGTCGCTGATTTTTAGACTGAATAAGATTTTGTAACTCTGCATCCATGTCTACCTGCTGTTTCTAGTACTAGTTTAGAGGATGGCATCACATTGCTGTTTGACATTGAAGAATAAAGTCATGTAAGATGAAGGCATGATAGGCTTCACCCCTGTAGCAAACATTTCACAGTCAACTCTAGGGTTTCTTGATATCTTAATAGGCATAGAGAGGTACCTCCTGCTTCTTCTTTTGAATTTAAGTAGGTTGACTATTGATTAATATCTTGAAATAATGTACACTATCAGCTTCTGATTTGAGTAATTCTAAATTGGGTGACAGTATTGTTGGTATTCTTTGCTACTAAAAGTGTTTGTGCTGCAATGAATGTGAGCGAATCATAGATGGCTCTGAAGAAACAAAATCTCTGCTCCTTGCTACTTTGGTTTCCTTCTTTAAGTAGGGATTCTTGAGACCTGTGGAGAACatgaaaaaacaaaattttgCATGACGGCTTTGGTCCATCGATATGTGGCAGACATGAAGCCTTTTGCATTATACTAGAACCTCGCATATGCGGTGCACATGAAAGGCTGCATGGGGAGATGAGTTTTCTAAGGATATCCAGAGATTGGGTCCCACATGATGGCCTGCCTCAGCAAGAGAAACAGGGCAGTTTGGAAATACTTGAAAGTTGAGTGAAACTGTGGGTGGAGTCACTGCCCCCGGAGTTTGCATTCAATATAGAATATTAGACATCAAGTTCATAatcattttctctctctattggAAGAAATGTATTCCTGTCTTGTAATTTGTGCTTCAAGATTTTTATGTGAATGTTTTGGATTTCTATACAAGGTGGAGTACTATACCACTTGAATACCTGGTTAAGAGAAACCATCATTCTGCGAAAATGCTAATTCATTGTTCCATGGCAGTTCCTCGGAACTTCAGATTGCTGGAAGAGCTTGAACGAGGAGAAAAGGGCATTGGAGATGGAACTGTTAGTTATGGTATGGATGATGGAGATGACATCTACATGCGCTCCTGGACAGGCACAATAATTGGCCCTCATAATGTGAGTTATTTTTGTAGTTACATCTCAATCATCTTGTGGTTCCTGTTATCATCTCCAACATTAGTACTGTTTTGCAGTCTATTCACGAGGGACGCATATATCAGCTAAAGTTGTTCTGTGACAAGGACTATCCGGAGAAAGCCCCCAGTGTTCGATTCCACTCACGAATAAACATGACTTGTGTTAATCATGAGACAGGagtggtctctctctctctctctcaatctctctctctctctccgtgtgTGCGTGCGTGTGTGGTGTTAATCCTTAGACAGGAGTGGTAtatatatctctctctctctctgtgcgtgTGTGCTTGCGCACATGTGACATGCAAAGATATGTGTTTTGCATTGGGTTTTGAATCTTCTATGTGGTTTAGGCATCAATATGGGTCTCTGAGGCTGATGTTTGGTTGAACTGAGTGCAGGTAGAGCCGAAAAAATTTGGCCTTCTGGCAAATTGGCGACGCGAATACACAATGGAAGACATATTAACACAGCTTAAGAAAGAAATGGCAGCATCACATAACCGGAAACTAGTCCAGCCCCCTGAAGGTACTTTCTTCTAGGTTGATTGATGTGAAAGTATCATCATCTGATGGAGTGGACATTGTGAATTTATTAATCAA
Proteins encoded in this window:
- the LOC103708219 gene encoding ubiquitin-conjugating enzyme E2 variant 1C isoform X1, producing the protein MTLGGSGGSSVVVPRNFRLLEELERGEKGIGDGTVSYGMDDGDDIYMRSWTGTIIGPHNSIHEGRIYQLKLFCDKDYPEKAPSVRFHSRINMTCVNHETGVVEPKKFGLLANWRREYTMEDILTQLKKEMAASHNRKLVQPPEGTFF
- the LOC103708219 gene encoding ubiquitin-conjugating enzyme E2 variant 1D isoform X2, encoding MTLGGSGGSSVVVPRNFRLLEELERGEKGIGDGTVSYGMDDGDDIYMRSWTGTIIGPHNSIHEGRIYQLKLFCDKDYPEKAPSVRFHSRINMTCVNHETGVVSLSLSQSLSLSPCVRACVVLILRQEW
- the LOC103708217 gene encoding flavanone 3-dioxygenase F3H1-like, producing MANDLQVTYNLEQFRCTEEEEEEEEKGREEMAPGAAPFLPTATDEKTLRPSFVRDEDERPKVAYNQFSNDIPVISLAGIDDEEGAGGEKREEIRRKIVAACEDWGIFQVVDHGVDAELVSEMTRLAKEFFALPPEEKLRFDMSGGKKGGFIVSSHLQGEAVQDWREIVTFFSHPVGARDYSRWPDKPEGWRSAVDSYSEKLMVLACKLLGVLSEAMGLEKEALTKACVDMDQKLVVNFYPRCPQPDLTLGLKRHTDPGTITLLYQDQVGGLQATKDGGKTWIAVQPVEAAFVVNLGDHGHYLSNGRFKNADHQAVVNSNYERLSIAAFQNPAPEAIVYPLAIREGEKLVLDEPITFAEMYRRKMSKDLELAKLKKAKEVASQHKALNEILA